A window of Ignavibacterium sp. contains these coding sequences:
- a CDS encoding RNA methyltransferase — MITRNELKYYSSLSQKKFRESELKFLVEGLKNVTEGLNSHFSCEIILTTFEFAEQHKSLLKEAKRKKIRIETIRSQDFIRISETKSPQGIAAVFKYAKLNFFPDKTESKILVYLDNISDPGNLGTIIRTCDWFGINEILISKNSVDYLNPKAIRASMGSIFHLYIFEELDSDVLADLQNKNFKIICSDLEGKNLFEYKFPEKFVLVFSNEAVGPSDSVKKIADDILTIPKFGNAESLNVAIASGIILSRALSIQATHFI; from the coding sequence ATGATTACAAGAAATGAGTTAAAATATTATTCATCTCTTTCCCAAAAGAAATTTCGTGAAAGCGAATTAAAGTTTCTTGTTGAGGGATTAAAAAATGTTACTGAAGGTCTGAACAGTCATTTTAGCTGCGAAATAATTTTAACCACTTTTGAATTTGCTGAACAACATAAAAGTTTACTTAAAGAAGCTAAAAGAAAGAAAATCCGAATTGAAACGATTCGCTCACAGGATTTTATTAGAATCTCGGAGACTAAATCTCCTCAGGGAATTGCTGCGGTATTTAAGTATGCTAAACTTAATTTCTTTCCTGATAAAACTGAATCAAAAATATTAGTATATCTTGATAACATCTCTGATCCGGGAAATCTTGGAACAATTATCAGAACTTGTGACTGGTTTGGGATTAATGAAATTTTAATCAGTAAAAACTCTGTTGATTATCTTAATCCGAAAGCGATAAGAGCATCAATGGGCTCGATTTTTCATCTTTACATTTTTGAAGAGCTTGATTCCGATGTCCTAGCTGATTTGCAGAATAAAAATTTTAAAATAATTTGTTCTGATCTTGAGGGTAAAAATCTTTTTGAATATAAATTTCCGGAAAAGTTTGTTCTGGTATTTTCTAACGAAGCAGTAGGTCCTTCGGATTCAGTTAAGAAGATTGCGGATGATATTTTAACAATCCCCAAATTCGGCAATGCCGAGTCATTAAATGTAGCAATCGCATCCGGAATTATTTTATCAAGAGCTTTGTCTATCCAAGCAACTCACTTTATTTGA
- a CDS encoding DUF971 domain-containing protein: MKPKQIKILDKTKLFVKWDDDTESTIGLKYLRDECPCANCKGETILLKTYRPPKLNFIKEGMYEIQNIEVVGGYAIQITWKDGHNTGIYSWEYLKELEKGEKDNTRQNYDKLL, translated from the coding sequence ATGAAACCTAAACAAATAAAAATTCTGGATAAAACTAAGTTGTTTGTTAAATGGGATGATGATACAGAATCAACTATTGGATTAAAGTATCTTCGTGATGAATGTCCTTGTGCTAATTGTAAAGGAGAGACAATTCTTTTGAAGACTTATCGTCCACCAAAGTTGAATTTCATTAAAGAAGGAATGTATGAAATTCAGAATATTGAAGTTGTTGGCGGATATGCAATTCAAATTACCTGGAAGGATGGACATAACACAGGAATTTATTCGTGGGAATATTTAAAGGAACTTGAAAAGGGTGAAAAAGATAATACTCGTCAGAACTATGATAAGCTTTTATGA
- a CDS encoding hemolysin family protein has translation MLLIILFLILVFINFLLSISEIALGAFGENKIEELREAKDETVTYFEKLNSQQEEVYGTIQFIYHFLLITISILGYFILSRNILNLISKAEELSDVADIVAVLLTALILTLIVLIFNVLLPKAIAFRYSDYIGKKSVRKILLLATIFRYPIKLISSVANFILVPIKEKIGFSQSKPFEDEILDIISDGVKSGTLDETEQQIIENVFEFTDLKANEVMIPRTDMVAINIDDDFDLNIKKIIQTGHTLIPVYENSIDNIIGVLHTKDVMKSLIEKKNISLKELMRPVYYVPESKPISHILRDMQKQGQRLAIVTDEYGGTEGMITMEDILEEIIGEIRNEGKEYKLYNRGKDGKYYILGSMNISDFNEVFNYKLPESEEYNTIAGFVAERTGRILNPGDQLEFEGLVFELIKKIRQKMVQFRVYSQKGDLKEIEEENS, from the coding sequence ATGCTTTTAATAATATTATTTCTGATTCTGGTGTTTATTAACTTCTTACTATCCATATCAGAAATTGCTCTTGGTGCTTTTGGTGAAAATAAAATAGAAGAACTTCGTGAAGCAAAAGATGAAACCGTAACTTACTTTGAAAAACTAAATTCGCAACAGGAAGAAGTTTACGGGACGATTCAATTTATTTATCATTTTTTACTTATTACAATAAGCATACTTGGATATTTTATCCTTTCGAGAAATATATTAAATCTTATTTCCAAAGCAGAAGAACTGAGTGATGTTGCTGATATTGTTGCAGTTCTCTTAACTGCACTAATTCTTACTCTCATTGTATTGATTTTTAATGTTCTTTTACCAAAGGCAATTGCATTCAGATATTCTGATTATATAGGGAAAAAATCTGTCAGAAAAATTCTTTTACTCGCAACTATTTTCAGATATCCGATAAAGTTAATTTCATCAGTAGCAAACTTTATTCTGGTTCCAATAAAAGAAAAAATTGGATTCTCACAATCGAAACCATTTGAAGATGAAATACTTGATATAATTTCAGATGGTGTAAAATCAGGAACACTTGATGAGACTGAACAGCAGATAATTGAAAATGTATTCGAGTTTACCGATTTAAAGGCAAACGAAGTAATGATTCCGCGAACAGATATGGTAGCAATCAATATAGATGATGATTTCGATTTGAACATTAAAAAAATTATTCAAACTGGTCATACTCTAATACCCGTTTATGAAAATTCAATTGATAACATAATCGGAGTACTTCACACAAAAGATGTAATGAAATCATTGATTGAGAAAAAAAATATATCACTTAAGGAATTGATGAGACCAGTTTATTATGTACCTGAATCCAAACCAATCTCTCATATATTAAGAGATATGCAGAAACAAGGACAAAGACTTGCGATTGTAACAGATGAATATGGTGGAACTGAAGGAATGATAACAATGGAAGATATTCTTGAAGAAATTATTGGTGAAATCAGGAATGAAGGTAAAGAATATAAATTATACAACAGGGGCAAAGACGGTAAATATTATATACTTGGGTCGATGAACATCAGTGATTTTAATGAAGTTTTTAATTACAAATTACCTGAGTCCGAGGAGTATAATACAATAGCAGGATTCGTTGCGGAAAGAACCGGAAGAATTCTGAATCCAGGCGATCAGTTGGAATTTGAAGGATTAGTTTTTGAGCTTATTAAGAAGATTCGTCAGAAAATGGTTCAATTTCGGGTTTACTCACAAAAAGGTGATTTAAAGGAAATCGAAGAAGAAAATTCTTGA